The following nucleotide sequence is from Anopheles stephensi strain Indian chromosome 3, UCI_ANSTEP_V1.0, whole genome shotgun sequence.
TTAAAGCCTAACGAATCTCTGCCGCTCGttgatttcattattttcttttctgcaTTTCCCCCCATGCTTTTGTAGCATACCACGGTGGACGACGATCGGTGTCTATCTGCTGACTTTACTCATCTGCCGGCTAGCGTGTGTGGAGGCACAGGTACCAGGATTCGGCAAATGTCCCAAAGTACCGGTGGAAGAACATTTCGACACTTACGCGTATCTTGGCCGATGGTACGAGCAGGAAAAGTATCCATTTTTCTTCGAGCTGGGTGGCAAATGCATCACGGCTGATTATTCGCTCAACCCGGACGGTACGATTGGGGTGCTGAACACGCAGAAGAATTCGCTGTAAGTAGATAAAAAGCAATGGAGGTTGATTGGAGGAGAGAGTTAACAGAGGAGAACTTGCTTTCAGCACGGGCAACGATAACAGCATCAGTGGATCGGCAAGGATTGTGCAGTCTGCAAAGTTGGCTGTCAAGTTCCCGAGTGCACCTTGTA
It contains:
- the LOC118508943 gene encoding apolipoprotein D-like isoform X2; translated protein: MAAIGIPRWTTIGVYLLTLLICRLACVEAQVPGFGKCPKVPVEEHFDTYAYLGRWYEQEKYPFFFELGGKCITADYSLNPDGTIGVLNTQKNSLTGNDNSISGSARIVQSAKLAVKFPSAPFNVEAPYWVVGTDYKTFAVVYACSDLRGFINAKVAWILTRKRHPDIETMKKAYAVLDSAKISRAYLTRTDQKNCGEEVIKVSKGVYKTSVVKG
- the LOC118508943 gene encoding apolipoprotein D-like isoform X1 — protein: MAAIGYVIFGRYSSIPRWTTIGVYLLTLLICRLACVEAQVPGFGKCPKVPVEEHFDTYAYLGRWYEQEKYPFFFELGGKCITADYSLNPDGTIGVLNTQKNSLTGNDNSISGSARIVQSAKLAVKFPSAPFNVEAPYWVVGTDYKTFAVVYACSDLRGFINAKVAWILTRKRHPDIETMKKAYAVLDSAKISRAYLTRTDQKNCGEEVIKVSKGVYKTSVVKG